Part of the Lates calcarifer isolate ASB-BC8 linkage group LG6, TLL_Latcal_v3, whole genome shotgun sequence genome, CtgccagctgtctgtctctttgtttcatGGACACCGTCTTCCTGTCCCTCtatcattttctttcagtttagATATACATCAGAAGCAATATTTTTAGAGCAAACACCAGAATTGGAGTCTAATAGCCAGTCTCCCAAATCTCAAACTAAGAAAATAAACGTTGCTGGAGTTAAACATGTGCTTAAGtgtgttaaacaaaccaggGAAAAATGTGTCACCTTTTTGAAAAACTCACTTAATGCTGATGAATtgtgggaaaatgtgttttaatagggATGAGGgctttttatatataaattGCAAATCCAGCCTTCACAAGATGCTTGTAGTaccttattttttaaaaaatctctttctcctttcttccccgatttcctctcctcctctctttttgtttgtccTCTCAGAGGCCAGTCACACGCCACGTAGGTCACAAAAAAGTCAAGTTCATTAGTGGTAGTGTCTCCTTCCTGGCTAATTTTAAGTAATTAGAGGGCTCCAGGAAAAGATATACCATCTTCCATATGTATACAAATTACAGGGATTTCATGTGAAGTAACACACCAtttggcagccatgttggacaTCCTCAGTTTCCTACTCGGCTACGTGCTGATTGTGTTTCTGAATTGATGTAGCTGTCTTCAAATGAATTTAATGAGCACAGACAACTTTTGTACAGTTTATAATGGGAAACTGATGATTTCACCACTTGCACTTACAATGCTCACATCTGTCCTTATTCaaagccattttgttttctttatctctgttgCGCAGTCTCATTAATTTATTCAACCCTCCATTCTCCTCTTGTGGATTGAGTAACCATAAAAAAGAGTATAATATTTTAACAACATAACTGATGATAATAACAATGTGGATTATCATGTGTTCAAACTATGAACCATCTTAAAACCACTGTTTCCAAAGCAGAAAGACAAAAGGAGTTGGTCATTACAGTTGACCCTTCTATTGTTCCCTCTATTGTCATTGGAAAGCTACAGCACACAGAGGAACTGTGGGAAAGGGAGTTCAGTAGCTGATTAACATGTGAGCTGAGGTTACCACAAAGAGGTTGGGTTATGTAATTTCCTTTAAAGGCAAAAGCATGAATACAAACTGTCAATAATGGTTGTagtaaacatactgtataatatcTCTGCTTGAACAGAGAGAATATGTGACTTGAGTTTAGTTTATTGAAGAGTCAGTTTACCACCCAAAATGCCTGTTTTTATCATCATAAATTGAAGATCTTTGGGTGTTTAatagacatttttgtttgtttgtttgttttggacacTTTGGTAATTGGGTTTGTGTTAAGTAAAGTTGAGTTGCCTAAGGATTACCCATGGAAGTGAATATTGAAGTTTGACTGTCACCATTAGGTACATTTCCAGAGGTGGTGCAGTATATAACCcaaaagcatgaaaataaaCCTCTCTGAAATATCCCTTTACGGGTCAGAGAGGAGGGATTTTGATCTCTAACTGGTGTTTAATGAAACGTTCAGCCcacagcaggaaaaataaagCAATGTGCCTTTTAGTCTGTTGAACTATCAACAGTCGTCTCACGGTAGCTTCCAGTTTGAATTAGTTGAGCTTATGCATTCAGTGTGATGGGTTAGTGGAACTTCAGTTTATGGAactgtgtgtgggagtgtggtTCAGAGAGTGTTTAAGTCTGTGTGCTCGATTAGCTTCATATGCCTTGTATACAGCATAGACAGTTATGTCTTGAGCTGAAGTCACACATGAACATTTTATCACAAAGGCAAGTGCAGAACGAGGCAAGACACGGGCCGTTAAATACAATAAGTGAGAAGGAGATGAATCCAGTGATTGcactgtgtgaaatgtgacCAACTTGGTAGTGAGGAAGACAGAAATGGGAAGTGGTTGTTATTTTGTAGTTCAAGGATGCAAAGTTTGTAAATGTGCTGTTCCTCTCTGTTGAGGCCCCAGTTTGCATTTAGCATGGATATTTACATGAAAAACTTGACAAGTGCAGCTGGAAGTCTCATGAGAGAATAAACACAATGATATAAGCCAACACACTGTTCATCAAGGAGTCAATGAGGCTGCAAAAGCAGACATAAAACAGGGTCTGCTGTCAGTAAAGTCAATCCACAGGcatgcattacattttttaaatctgaggTTTGTGAAATTTTGAAGGTTTTCTCAGTGACAAATGACTTACATGATGTGTTGCAATGAAAGCAGTGACTGTCATTTCAATAACAGTAAAAGTATACATGGGCAAGGTTGTGAGAGGGGGAGGGGTCCATGGCAatcaagatttttaaaaatctcctcAGTGTGTATTTGAAAGATTATCCCTTGTTTCCTCTTTATCAATGTCAACATCGTGTCATTGTCACATCTCTTTCCCTGTTGTCTTTccagacaacaaaacacttctgtcttttttggGCCACAGTCAGAATCAATCTCTAACACCTGACCTACACATAGACTGATTTTATACACTGATCTTATAAAATCTATTCAGTTGGTTTGATGGCCAGCCAAAGCAGAAACACTGTTCTGATCTACCCTGCTCTTACAAATCTGACTGCTGAGGTACTATCAGACTGGTCTTGATCCTTTTGTTGCCCCTTTCATCTTGTCCAGTACTATAATCTTTcgttctttctcctccttcattttctccttcttttccccTCCCACATTCTCTCCATTACTTCTCCCATGCGCTCAGATCCCGCGGCGTCCGGTTACGCTCACCGGAGCTCTTGCTGCGGGCCTTCCTGGCACTCTCCTGCGCCTGCCGGTATTTCTCCAGCATGCTcttgtgtttcctcctcagcttGTCGTTGCACCACATCCTCTCACAGTACTCCTCCACCTGTGGCAGATTTGATGGCCCAATCAACTGCATGATATCCTTGAACCATGTGCGCGACTGGCTGAATTGGCTTGATGAGCCGCCCCTGCTGTAAGTGCTACAAGGCATCCAGGCCCTGTAGCCTCCTGTGGACCGGTCTTTGAACGAGTCAGAGAGGCCAGCGTTGTCACGAGCCATGAGCTCGTCCACGGTCTCCCCCTGGAGGACTTCGAGGGTGAGGCGGGCCAGGGTCTGCGTGAATCCATGCTCACGGGAGCGGCAGATGTACACACCTTCATCCTGGCGGAAGAGATGACGGAACAGGAGGCCCTGCTCGGTAGACATTACACGATCATCTAGCTTCACCTAAGGAAAGAACGGGAAGAATATATATATCTCCATGTGCAGTTAAGCAGTCAAGCTTTTGTAAAGTGTATACATGTCCCAGAACCTTGGCTTAAAAATACAAAGATTTTAAGTGGTTAAGTGTATTAACAAGAAAGAAGTCACTATATGCAAAATATAAGATTATACGTGAGTGTCTTTATCTTTTCAATTATTTTGATGGCAGAAGCTTTTATAGAAAAATCCATGATGTGGTCAGTGTGTTCCATTCAGTCCATTCATCTTGCTGATATAAGCTAACtatataaaaaggaaaaattggGTAAAGAGCTTGTAATCCACTTATGAGAataagaaaagaggaaaaacaggctGTTTACTCAGCTCGAATTGCAACAGCAAGAATGTACCATGAAACCCAGTCACTGTTAGTTTTTACTCTTTGCCTTTCCTCTcattctttttgtcttttcttacGTATTTCCACCCAAACTCTCTCCTCTAGCCATTCATACCTCTccccttcttcttttctctatCAACCTCTTACCTCCCCATCTCACTTATTCCATCCCTCAGCTTCCCAAACTATCCTTCGGTGCCAACACAAACATGGCAGTCTTGTCAGCTGGAGTGGCAGCCAAATGTTTATTTGCAGGGAAATGGAGAGGGGTGGTAATGCCTTAATACTTGCATGGCTGACCAAGGTACTCAGTTAAGCTTGGACAAACATAATctcaaacagatgaaaaatggCCGTGGGTGTGGGCATACAGGGCAGCTTAATTTTCAAGGTAGCACTTTAAAAGGACTTTGCAACACTGTGTTTAAGTCACAGAGGACTGTAGACATTGAGTGACACTTCAGCTTTCAGTGGTATGTGGTTTGTAGAAAGTTTGAAAAGAATTCACTGTTTATCCAACAGTAAAAGAGCAGTTGtgcattttactttgaaatgtaaCGGCTTAATTTCAACCATATGTCAAATGGCTGTCAAATGTGTCAACCATGTGccaaattcacacacaaatctcACTTTTAAAGGCAGTTACTTGGGCCACTGTTTGCCAGAAGTTTCATTACACCCTTCGTATGTCTCTCAAAACTTCCCCTACCTTGCGCTCATCATAAATATGTTGTGATATGAAGGCATTTTTCAATCAATCTCAATTTTCTCAATCTATAGCTATACTGATTGTCTTACCTCTTCCTTGTGGTCATTGTGTTGGACGAGCCAGGTTACAGTAGCTTGTGGAGAGCGAGGAACACACTCCAGGAAGGTGCTGTTGTTCTCCGTCCCATACACCACCCTGTCCTCCGTCACGTCAAGGTCTTCTGGTTGAAGGAGAGACAAGAAAAATTATGCCCCTTAAACGCTGACATTTTTTAGGGACAGAATTATTAGGGGTTAGTTTTCCATGCATACTTCCTGTATACTTAAAATACACCTAATTACTCAGCCTATTTTGTTCCAGTATTTTTCTCTATACTGAAACATGTGCATAGGTTCCTCTATGTCTGTCAATTTCTAGATGGATTCTAGTACAGTCATTGTTAATACTATGAATAAAACACCAGATTTTCCTCTTCCATTGATTATGACATACTGGATTTTAATCTCTTCATCTGCTATTGTGCCCGCTTTTAAGAATTACTTAATGAGGCTCCTAGAGGACATTTTGCCTTCATGAATTTTGTTATGTGGTATTTCTGTGGTATTTTTATCTTGTGTATACGACTGTATGAACTAAATAAGTCATTAAACATTAGACCTACAGTCTTTCTTCAGCATGGGTGCAAAGCACACTTTCTGGTTCCACAAATACATTATACTCAAAATAATTCAGACAGAatatgtttggatctgaacTTTTTGAAGCAACCCTTTTGTTGGGAGGAAGTATATATGTGACAAATTATGTATATAGGTTAAGGCCTACATGTACTTTTCTGATGCTCTCTATCTTTTCACACATCCCCAGTTTATTCAAGTGATGAAGATCTGTGGGTCAACATTGGAAAAATCCAAGATAATGGCCAATCAAGCCAGGTAGctgaaatatgattttaaatagtaataatagtaatagtaatagtaataattaatagtttgacattttgggaaatatacttgTTTGCATTCTtgcagagagataaaaagaTTGAGACCACACTTATACAaaatctgtctgttaaatatgatgCTAGAAACAGCAGTCTTTATCTACCAGGACtgttttgtacagattaaagaCACAAGACATTATGTGTTACTCAGTGAAATGTAAAGGTGCTTTGTTGCAGGCTGTCTCATTCCCATTCTTCCAGTTTACAGCCTCTGTGCTGAGTGAAGCTAACCAACCTCCCTCCTTAACACTGTGTTTAGCACAGAGACATAacagtggtattgatcttctcatcaaaATCAAGGAAGAAAGCAATGAAATATATTTCTCGAAATGCTGCTATTTCTTTAAGGACTTCAATTCTAAATACAACCCACTGTACTCAAGGAAAAGCTGCAGTCTATATCACATGCCTTGAGAAATACAGACAATATCAGCCTGAAATAATGGTGGCAGTATGTGAACCAGGCAGGTTACTTTAAGCTCACTTTTCAACACAAACCTATGGGAATCTTACTTTAACAACAACCTGACACCCTGGCACAAAGGAACCTTGTAAAAGTCAGGTTCATCCAGAGGCTTCGAATAAGGCATTTTTCATCACCTCGTCTCCATAGCTACACTCAGGTGAGCAAACATGCATTGGGtacattcacacccactttgTTACCTGCCTCTCGACAGCCTTGTTTCTTTCCTGTTTGCACACTTTTTCTTATCCCCACCTCTACATCACCTTCATCCATTTTCTCAGTATGAGAGCTGATATTTATGGAAGTTTGAGCACATTTGTCAGTCTCTcagctcttccctctctctctcacacacacgcatacacagaCCATCATTCACTCCTTTAACACAAATATCTCACAAAATCCAACATGCTGTAAGATCTGGTGTGAAATAAGTAATAGGTTGTATTGCATTGAATGTATTCTGTGTAAACAGACGTGTTTTCGAGAAGTTaacatgtattttctgtctgatgTGCTTTACAACATTTGTCTCAGACAGCTTGGAATAAACTGACTTCTCACATAAACACTCTTTGGCTTGCTTTCTGAGAGAGACGCTCACAGACAGGCCCTGACctatacagacacaaacacatacatacagttcATTCAAACACAGGTTGGCACATGTCCAATAACATCCTCCCCTGGACCTCAGGTGTATACAGAGACATGTACTGTACGCAGAAGGGTTGAGTCTAACTGGTCTTCTTCCTATCTACAGGTAAACAGTTTAGAGTGTGTAAGGACACCAATGCCTTGGTCTAGACAATGCTTATCTTCAGTGTCCTTGAAAAAATGAGGAAATTTATACTAACAGATACTAAAAAAATGACCAGGATGACACAGTCAGTTAAAATATGCTATATTTATAAGCACTCTATGAAGAATGTCTACTAAGTCAAATATTTGATTTGTATATTTGAATCTTGACCCTGCGAAAGAAATTTTTGGCCGGTTGAATATTTGAATCTGTCTCTGTTGACATTTTGCTTAATGCattaatttgctttcttgccaagacaAGATAAAATACCACTCTAATGCCTGTACTttcaatatgaagctacagccagcagccagttaacTTAACACAAAGATGGGGAATGGAGAAACGGCTAGCCTGGATCTGTCCAAACGAAACAAAATCCACATACCAACACCTCTACTCATGGATTGATATGTTATCGTTTTTTTAATCCGTACAAcaaccaaagtgtaaaaatgaaaagatgtgTTTTGACATGGAGGTTACATGCGGGACTATTTTTTGGCTGGATTCTGTGACTTTCTTGCAGTCATCAGGAGGCTGCCAGGAAAGCATCTGAAACTTCAAGAAGTAATCCTGCATGATGAACAAAGACAGCGAGGTAGTCAAAGAACTTACCGCTCAGATTCTGATCCACACACTGCAATACAGGGTTTCCATGCCTGATGTCCTGCCGGCGGTAGCGGCGTTTGCTGTTGGGTACATATCGTGCACATGATGATCCATCCCAGGCGCAGTAAGGGTCTCTGGCCAGGCAGCATTCAGCACAGGCTTTTCCATAAGTCTCACAGCGATGCAGCTTCACCTGTGCCACACCTGCTGGAGAGCCCACATACAGGGCTTGCTGTTTAAAgtgatgagaggagaaaaaagggaatAAGGCATGATGAAGATAACAGTggatttaattaataaaaatgagGATTAAAGTCAGTAATTGCAGTCATTTCAACTTACCCTTTTAACAGATATGTCCATTGATGTAACTGGGGTTGGCAcctgcaaaaaggaaaaaaatgatctTAGGTATTTCATAATGTGTGAAACGGCTTACAATAAGAAGATGTGAGCAGGAGTCATTGTttaaaaatgaggagaaaaaatgtaattagcTTTTCTTTTAAGAAGTCTTTGTGGGTCCTTATCTATAGAGTAAAAGAAGGGCTTAATAGACACTGTGACAGAAATTTAATCTATAATGATGAATGGCAGCTTCTGCAATATGGCCTgctgtataataataattaaagaaaGAGATTTATTGAGACACCAGATGAAGTAAAACTTACTTTAAAGACTTGTAGCTCCTCCAGTGtgacctcctctgtctctagACTGTTTCCACTGTGCAGGGCAATGACCTTCAATACTGTACCAATGTCTGAAagacaagcagacacacactgtaagGTAAAGGTACAGAACAGGAACACAATTCTGCATTTTGCCCCACGATCCTCTCTGCCTCAATAATCCAGTTTCTCCACAGGGCTCAATAAAATTTAGACAATAAAAAGGAATCACATGCACATACCCGTGCCAATGAACATGACATCATACTGTCCATCTTCTGCTTCGACCCGGTCCACCACGATTTGTTTCAGCTTGTAGGGAATATTGGCCTTTACAAGCACAGGCTGGCGCAGAGCTGGATACACTGGCCGCCACATCAGTGGGTGGCTGCGGGCAAAGTGCAGCACTGAATCAGGGTAATCCTTTGTGCTGCCAAACTCTCTGCCAGGCTGGTTGGTGATTTTACTGGGGCACTGgaggtacagacagacagatgtggaagaacaaaggaaaagagaaatcTATTAAACCAGATCCAGGGAGGGATAGATAAATGGAtacaagacagacaaaagattttaaagcaacattctGGACGACATCAACATTTTCCACTTTGACGCTACATTCCCACCATTTTCCAACACTGGAGGTGTGTTTTCCAAAAGAACTGTGGTCTAATTATGGTCTTCTCAAAGAACCCTCATTAACAGTTTTATTGTGCCTGAAAACTTTGGATGAAAATTCACTGTTGTAAAGTTATGTGTTTGGAAACAGCTCTATAGAgagcagtgttttgttgttagtaaaaaaaaaatcctcccaCTTGTGTTACTGTAGTAATGAAAAAATGTGCTAATACTTGACTGAGATTTTGAGTCACTAAAATAATTAAGAAGGCTGAACACTGTCCAAATGAAGGCATTTACATAAACCATATGACCTCTGTGTTTGCTCGTGATTCAGATCAGTGATTCTTTGTGAAGCAGCCAAAGTCTTTGTCACGCACAGCTACTCTTTTCGTATGCACAGCAACTGGTTTACACATGTTTAACTGAATCATGGGTAAGAAAACGGCAAGTGTTCTATTAAGAAGTAATTGCCTCCATTGTCTCTGCTGGTGGCCAAAACCATTGTGAATGATGGCTTGTTTGTCTGACCCTCCACTGGAAGCAGACTTGCTGTCTTCAGAAGGCTGCCTCTTCACTTATGGTTCTTTTGAACAAAGAATTGTAACCTGCAGTTTTCTCTAATCAAGATCACTGACAGCAgcaatggaggaggaggagtagacTGCCTTTACAGAGCTCTGGTCTGAATTgacacacaaagcacaacaaaaaaaaaggattttttggGGGTTGATTTCTTGCATGTGATTTGGAAATACATGCGAGAGCTGCAAGATCAGGAAAGATCAGGTTAGACTTATCCATGCTGAGCAAGACTATTTTACCACTGATTAGTTATCTCTCTGCTTTAGGTTTGACTACTCTGCGCTTATGAATGATaatttcactcacacacacaaaagacaaatgaGGATAGACATTACTTTGAAAGAACTTGAGAGCCTAAAGAGGAACTACCCCAACAAACTGATAATTACATGATGGGGGAGGTTGGGGTGACAGAAGGATTTGCATGAGAGAAGTAGCACTGCAGCAGTGACTGACTAAAATGAAAGCATGTGTCAAAGTCATGAAGCTGGAAACTTTGCCAAGTATCATAAATTAAGGCTTAGAGAAGGGAAGGAATTTAACAGAGATCAGTTCTCTCACCCAGAAAAGAGAGCAGTTGGTTATTTGATCACCTTATAATAGAAGGTAAATCTTAAGGCTTGATATTGCTATTCCAGACTGTATTTCCATATGGTAGAAATATGGTTACTCCTGCTTATCACAACAGTAACTAATCCACACAATAGCCCTGCACTGGTCTGGATTCAATTTCAGAGAGAGGACTTGAACTGTGCAGGGAGGTTAGATTCAAATATGCACTTTTGATGTATAGAACATTCCTCTGAATATACTTTACTATATAACATCAATTATAATTTATTGTAGAGGGTGTGGAATGTGTAAGCAAATCCAAGCTCAGTTCTCTAACTCACTGTAACTTCAAATGCCTCccaaaaaacatataaatgtgtttacagtatgATTTTTAACAGTAGGCTGTGTGTGAATTGTGATGTGTATAATTCAAAATGAGGTTCAAGCATGTCTTTCCAGTGATGCTTCCCAATCTATGGGTAAGCTGTATGCTAAAATCAACATAACTGTTATTTATACATACAGAAACAAAAGTGGAACTAAAGGAGCATTTTTTAGCATATAATGCTTAAAGTTCACACACTTGTGTAGCTCACAGCAGCACATCCTTGATATGTCAGTATGTTTCAAAACTGCTCACTAAACTACTCATCTCACAGCACATAAACCTAAACTGAGATAGCTCCCAAGTCTATTTTCAACTCATCCAAACTTTGCTGCAGCAGGTCGACTGCTTTCAATCTCCAACTGAGAGCCACATGAGAATTAATGAGTGGGAGAGGACATGAGCATATTTGGCAGACACCTATTCAGTTCCATCATTACTGCAGATGTGGatgtgactgtgcatgtgtgttaagcACAGAATGCATTGTGCAAGCCCTCCTGTACTGTGTATAAGGCTCTGATCCTTTACAACAAACAGACCCAGCACAGGAGAAGTACATTAGCTGAAATCTTGGACAATTACTTTCCTCATTTCCACATCAATCTCTTTGATTGTTTCACTCATTTGCACTCTAAgacaaaaatattctttaaagaataatttaattttatctCAACTTGATGTATTTCCCATTAATGTGACTATTGTGGTTCTGTTGGTTGTGCTAAAATTGCACACTCCACCCCTATTGTTCAGACACGGGGAAACAAGGACTCATACGACTCATATATATCTCAGTGTTTATGCAGGGTGATTAGGTCAACCAGCAAGTTGCCCCAGATTTAAATGACTATAAATTAGCTATAATGGCTCCTAGTGTCTAGTGCTCCTAGTTCCTAGTGTCTACATTAGAGACAGCATTCACTCCAATATGTTCTGCTTGCCCCAATCTATTATTAGCACAGATAACAGCCAAGAAAGCAAAGAGGCATATAAATAATTTAGCAAAAATATGTCTTTGAATTAATCACACAATCCCTAACCATAATAAGCACTGACAATCTCAAAATAGATGAGTGTGGGTTGTTTCTCTTGGGTCCAAATCCAAGCGAAACAACCAGGTATATTAAATGCCATACAGACAATGTGAGATTAAAAGAGAtaatagttaaataaaaaatgtttgctaGCAACCCAAAAACTGGGTTTTAAAGTATCAAATATGAGGCTTTTACAATTAAAATGGATGTCAGCGTGGATGACACACACCAATGGAAAAATACAAGTACAGAGATTAATGAAATTTCATGGCAAGGTCCAAGTAGGATTAAGGAGGCTCTGGTAAATCTGCAGTAAAGAGACAATCCAATAATTTGTCTGTTACAGGATGAGTTCTGACGCAAACTTAAACAATCTACTTAATATTTCAATACAAGATAAATATCTAGGGAGGATTCTCTCAAATGAACTCTGAAACTGAGCTTGGTGAGTTTTGACAGGTGATTCAGAAGACACAAAGGAAGTTAGAGTATGAATCTTAAATCTGTAACATcgaaaaatccaaaaaaataaGAGAGCCTTAAACAGGAACAACAATGAACAGACCCCCTCTATCTTCTTCCCATCTGTGCCTCTTCATCAGCCTACCCCCAGTCATcacctttttcctctcctcctctgtttcctccttccttctctctctttctctcagtttcagGCCAAGACATTCCTGTTAATCAGGGAGTCAGCGGAGGGAAACCACAGAGGTGTCTGCTCTCTTCTCACGTTATTCATATTCCTGCCTCCATACGCTCTCCTTCACTCTGGTAATGAGGCCGATGATGATcattgtatatgtgtgttgcCTATGCGTGTATAACAAGTTTGAATTACAGTGATGTGGTTGAGAGAACATGACAGAGCTCCACTGAGAGTCCAGATGTAAACCAGAAGAAGGGTCTGCACTGTATACCGTCACCACAGCTGCACTACCACATACAGTAGTTTACTTTAATGATATGGAAACTTTCTACAcctcatttttaaagtttttatacACTTTCTATccataaatcttttttttcctcctttgttctAACACATATCGTGGGCCTGATCAGCTGTTTCTCCTAAGAattatattcacacacaacaatgttatattaaatatgttttgggAAAAATGTAATGTTGCCCACATTGTGTctgcataaaaataaatccaagTCATTGGGCAGAAGTTCAGTTCTAATTTGATGGATGTAGGAGGCCTACTGGTAGCTTTCCCAGTGAGGTCACGACCACCAAGAGGCACACTCCACCTACTGTTAAATGAATATGGTTTGCATGATAGTTGTTGGTCTATTAGACAAATCTAGCTAATAAGCATTCAAATACAAAaaccctgcaataaatcctacttccactaatgttgtttttgttgaagcTGTAATAGAGAGGTATGGAGGCTGTCcgtgttttaaaatgtgtttcttttttgtgtaaTCTTACAAAAAGAGCCTTACAGTAGATCAGCCTGCTTCAGATAAACACATTGATCAGCTTCTCAGACTCCAGGATAACAACCCTCTAACTATAGATATATTTTTACATGATAAAATTAGTTTTagtgatatgtttttaaaggttCAGTCAACTTTTaaacagctctgaaaaacacataTCCTGTCTCTAGTTGCCACTAGTTGTTTTTATCAAATTGTTAATCGTTCATCGAACATGAACTAATTAATATTGTTGATACAGTTTACCAGAGAATAGAGAAATATAAAACTGTATGTCAtcagcatgaagactggaataTACTATGTTTCCTTATAATGCTGCCAAGCAGAGGCATGTAATATCGGAAACATGATAAGTGCATTATGGTTAAAGTATGATTCAGGTTTGCCAACTAAAACATTTTGAGTAAGTTGACCGTGACAGGTGTTACACTTAGTGAACAATCACTCACCACCCCTGGTCTTGGATAAGGGACCCTGCCTTCATAAGCACCCCACTGGTAGTCAGGACCCTCTTTATGAGCAAAGGGTCCGTTGAAAGCTTCCCTGATGTCAGCCATgcggtaaacacacacagcaaaaccCTGGAACACATTGctgtggaggagaaaggagagacatCCACAAACAATTTTATaatttttgattaaatgttgGCAATAAATGTGAGTATTATCAGGTTAATTTGGAAGAAAACAGGAACTTGGTTCAAAATGGTTGAAAAGGAGTTGGTCCCATTAGTGTAACAGCAGTAACATTATTGTTAGACTGAAgttactgtgtttttaacagGTTTCAAATCTCCTACACCTTGCACCACAGTCAAGAGTAGATAATATTGGATAGTGGGAAGATAAAATTGTAAGGCTTCATGTGGGTTTACCTGATAGTACTGAAGATCGCATAGATATCTGGGTTCCTCTCATCCTTCGTCCtcagcagaaaaacatcctCTGTTTGAGATTAGAAAAGGCAATACCAgttagtgtgtgagtgtgtgtgtgtgtgtgtgtgtgtgtgtgttaattagtgtgtgtgtttttccacaggCACACAGCAGCTGCTATTAATGATTTGTGTGTATCTTACCCAGTTGGTTGAAGTGTGTGTCAATACCATGAGGTCCTGGTACAGAACAAATCAGCCTCGCTTTGATGAAGGTACTCCACTTATTCACCAGCACTCTCTGGCCTCCAACATCATtctgtcagaaaataaagaaatacagtctataaaacacagctgcatatttatttccaaatacacatttttcactACTGGCTCTGTGCTTCAGCACACTGGAACTGGATTGAATC contains:
- the sema3bl gene encoding sema domain, immunoglobulin domain (Ig), short basic domain, secreted, (semaphorin) 3bl isoform X1 encodes the protein MCTFIYVGHRGEHVFTMDPTNVENGRGKVPHDPSLPFVSTFTGGELYTGLTADFLGRDSVILRSMGGRNTMRTETDEKLLHDPKFIAAHLIPDNDDRDNDKVYFFFTEKATEAGDREGAIHTRVGRVCANDVGGQRVLVNKWSTFIKARLICSVPGPHGIDTHFNQLEDVFLLRTKDERNPDIYAIFSTISNVFQGFAVCVYRMADIREAFNGPFAHKEGPDYQWGAYEGRVPYPRPGVCPSKITNQPGREFGSTKDYPDSVLHFARSHPLMWRPVYPALRQPVLVKANIPYKLKQIVVDRVEAEDGQYDVMFIGTDIGTVLKVIALHSGNSLETEEVTLEELQVFKVPTPVTSMDISVKRQALYVGSPAGVAQVKLHRCETYGKACAECCLARDPYCAWDGSSCARYVPNSKRRYRRQDIRHGNPVLQCVDQNLSEDLDVTEDRVVYGTENNSTFLECVPRSPQATVTWLVQHNDHKEEVKLDDRVMSTEQGLLFRHLFRQDEGVYICRSREHGFTQTLARLTLEVLQGETVDELMARDNAGLSDSFKDRSTGGYRAWMPCSTYSRGGSSSQFSQSRTWFKDIMQLIGPSNLPQVEEYCERMWCNDKLRRKHKSMLEKYRQAQESARKARSKSSGERNRTPRDLSAWEK
- the sema3bl gene encoding sema domain, immunoglobulin domain (Ig), short basic domain, secreted, (semaphorin) 3bl isoform X2 codes for the protein MKEFTPFLNMIVLALLVALVSATKLNVPRLRLSYKDLLSTNRSSIFSGHHGQLSLTAVFLDEYRDRLFLGGKDVLYSLMLGPVSSESKEIHWPPLPGNREDCVETGKEQTECANFVRLLQPYNRTHLLACGTGAFQPMCTFIYVGHRGEHVFTMDPTNVENGRGKVPHDPSLPFVSTFTGGELYTGLTADFLGRDSVILRSMGGRNTMRTETDEKLLHDPKFIAAHLIPDNDDRDNDKVYFFFTEKATEAGDREGAIHTRVGRVCANDVGGQRVLVNKWSTFIKARLICSVPGPHGIDTHFNQLEDVFLLRTKDERNPDIYAIFSTISNVFQGFAVCVYRMADIREAFNGPFAHKEGPDYQWGAYEGRVPYPRPGVCPSKITNQPGREFGSTKDYPDSVLHFARSHPLMWRPVYPALRQPVLVKANIPYKLKQIVVDRVEAEDGQYDVMFIGTDIGTVLKVIALHSGNSLETEEVTLEELQVFKVPTPVTSMDISVKRQALYVGSPAGVAQVKLHRCETYGKACAECCLARDPYCAWDGSSCARYVPNSKRRYRRQDIRHGNPVLQCVDQNLSDLDVTEDRVVYGTENNSTFLECVPRSPQATVTWLVQHNDHKEEVKLDDRVMSTEQGLLFRHLFRQDEGVYICRSREHGFTQTLARLTLEVLQGETVDELMARDNAGLSDSFKDRSTGGYRAWMPCSTYSRGGSSSQFSQSRTWFKDIMQLIGPSNLPQVEEYCERMWCNDKLRRKHKSMLEKYRQAQESARKARSKSSGERNRTPRDLSAWEK